One Triticum dicoccoides isolate Atlit2015 ecotype Zavitan chromosome 4B, WEW_v2.0, whole genome shotgun sequence genomic window carries:
- the LOC119295789 gene encoding uncharacterized protein LOC119295789 isoform X1 — translation MYRFLDQHRRRFLDLSRRRLDRCGDGFVSLQLRHLHPEGVRSRGWMATDMLTIYLHYEDTNQEAKILQRSMMRGDVLYYDLILMIEEVGFQAIDFLYYAKKPRLGSSYLVHIYDEGVVMKMLSDTEIVKAVHLYVSKEKADDHTAPPSKKIDVAPSNHPNESVLLQDGGVSAEGAGQLTMQGLQSQKG, via the exons ATGTACCGCTTCCTCGACCAGCATCGGCGCCGCTTCCTCGATCTGTCCCGGCGCCGTTTGGATCGTTGCGGCGACGGCTTCGTCAGTCTTCAGCTCCGCCACCTACATCCTGAAGGAGTACGATCTCGTGGCTG GATGGCGACGGACATGTTGACCATATACctgcactatgaagatacaaatcAGGAAGCCAAAATTTTACAAAGATCCATGATGAGAGGTGATGTCTTGTATTACGACTTAATCTTGATGATCGAAGAAGTTGGCTTTCAGGCAATTGACTTTCTGTACTATGCGAAAAAACCCCGTCTAGGCAGCTCCTACTTAGTTCACATTTATGATGAAGGTGTTGTGATGAAAATGTTGTCTGACACTGAGATTGTGAAAGCTGTCCATCTGTATGTGTCTAAGGAGAAGGCTGACGATCATACTGCTCCGCCTAGCAAGAAAATTGATGTTGCTCCATCTAACCATCCAAATGAGAGTGTTCTCTTACAGGACGGTGGTGTCTCTGCTGAAGGGGCAGGGCAACTTACTATGCAAGGGCTGCAAA GTCAAAAAGGTTGA
- the LOC119295789 gene encoding uncharacterized protein LOC119295789 isoform X2, with product MYRFLDQHRRRFLDLSRRRLDRCGDGFVSLQLRHLHPEGVRSRGWMATDMLTIYLHYEDTNQEAKILQRSMMRGSSYLVHIYDEGVVMKMLSDTEIVKAVHLYVSKEKADDHTAPPSKKIDVAPSNHPNESVLLQDGGVSAEGAGQLTMQGLQSQKG from the exons ATGTACCGCTTCCTCGACCAGCATCGGCGCCGCTTCCTCGATCTGTCCCGGCGCCGTTTGGATCGTTGCGGCGACGGCTTCGTCAGTCTTCAGCTCCGCCACCTACATCCTGAAGGAGTACGATCTCGTGGCTG GATGGCGACGGACATGTTGACCATATACctgcactatgaagatacaaatcAGGAAGCCAAAATTTTACAAAGATCCATGATGAGAG GCAGCTCCTACTTAGTTCACATTTATGATGAAGGTGTTGTGATGAAAATGTTGTCTGACACTGAGATTGTGAAAGCTGTCCATCTGTATGTGTCTAAGGAGAAGGCTGACGATCATACTGCTCCGCCTAGCAAGAAAATTGATGTTGCTCCATCTAACCATCCAAATGAGAGTGTTCTCTTACAGGACGGTGGTGTCTCTGCTGAAGGGGCAGGGCAACTTACTATGCAAGGGCTGCAAA GTCAAAAAGGTTGA